The DNA region tcataaatacaaaatttttgttttaaataaagagaagatgaaaagtATTTACCTCGAACATTTTCGTTTAGAAAtacatcattttcatttatgaTCTTAATTGGACTCGAATAACTAACATTATCTTCATTTTGTCGTTAATACTTCCTCACATTCCCGGATCGTAGTTCACATCTGTAATAACACATTTATCCTATAATCCTCGTTAAcaccttcctcttcctcttcctcatcATTTTCTCCatcaatacatttttttctttttcattttcttcattaacaCCTTGATACTCATTTTTTCATTGATACATTGATCTCTAATATTATCCTTTGTAAGTGGTTCAAAACCTCATATTGAAAagtatcatcttcttcattattaCATTCATctctaatgacattattttcttcatcacttattttttttatttctaatagtGTCATTTTCTCTATCACTTATGTCTTCATCTCTAAGACTCGAACTCGAAGGGATAGAACTTTGATTTTTTGCATTGAATAATTTAGAAATCGAGCGCACCAATGACTTTGTCATGCATCATTTCGTCGTTTGATTCTTCTATTATAAGATCTagaagtttgtttttgaaatGGACGAAACCTCActctattttgatttatattcttcgtcataactcaaaaaatatctatattaaaataattcattttttaataaaaattaacaaatagtaATTCAACAAATATGTtatgacattatttatatataaaacataattttaaatcctaatttataaacttataatctaATAACTATCATATTAATTACTAGTTTTTAAGTAACGGagattaagtattttaaaactaaatttctaATTTCCTTGGATTGAtactaaataactaaaatttatcaTAAGCATGAagtattaacaataatatattaattactaatttactAAATACCTAATTCAAAAAATCaatatagttataataaaatatttaagtatataaattaaaagatgattaaaaaaaataaccttagaaaatttaagaaataatttaaaaattcgaaaaaatttaataaagttaaagtatATTATGTAGAATTTATAAGTATAagaagtttatataatttataagaatatattaatttaagtagtttataaaattttaaaaataatatattaaattaagaaattaggaaagaataatataaaataattagatggTGATGGTCATGCttgaaggaaaaaaaaaaaaaaaaaaaataaaaaaataaaatttaatgtttaaaatggaaaaaaaagtaaaaaatatgacagtaattttttttaaaaaagaattggGATAGGTTCGTGTGATTTACGAATTgagaataaatatatgaaaatgaataaatgaaatatagacaaaacctattttttttttcaatatgttGGGATAGTCTcattagaatatatttttttcattgaaaTAGGTTTGTGTGATTTACAAATTgagaataaatgaaatataGACAAAACCGTAAGTCGTCATTAACTAACGTGAGATCTGAGGACTGGGAGTCAACACATACAtacacaaagatcaaacaataTCAGAAAGAACGAAGAAACTTAATGAGTTCATCCAGCATCAAAATCCCATTGATCCAACTgtgaaagcaaaacaaaatgtCTCGAATTCATCTTCTTCTACTAGTCTCTGTTATGGTATGCCTGATCAAATCCACCACCCACGCACAACCTAACGCAGATTTCATCTTCAACGGCTTCCAACAATCCACCAATCTGACCTTGGATGGTGTCGCCCAGATCACTGATGGAATTTTGTTCCTAACCAACCGCACAAAACTGAAAACCGGGCACGCGTTTTACCCAAACCCGATCATCTTCAAGAACTCAACAAATGACTCtgccatctccttctccacttCCTTTGTTTTCGGGATTATACCCGAATTCCATTCCGAGGGTGGGCACGGACTCTGCTTCGTCATCGCTCCTCAACCGGCCTTACCAGGGGCACTGCCGAAAGATCGGTTGGGCCTTTTCAACACGTCCATTATAGACCCAAACGGGACCAACCACGTTATAGCTGTTGAATTTGACACAATAGAGACCCCAGACTTTAAGGATATGGATGGAAATCACGTTGGCATTGATATAGACAGTCTGGAATCTGTAGTTAATAACTCCGCGGGGTATTACTTGGACAACAACGGTACATTTCAGAACCTAAGCTTGATTAGCTATGAATCAAGGCGGGTTTGGATCGAATATGATGGTGTCAAGAAGCAAATGAACGTAACCGTGGCCCCAATCAATCTGGATAAACCGTCTCGACCGCTTCTGTCTCTAAATAAAGACCTGTCTCTGTACATTAATCCCAATATGCATGTCGGGTTCGCAGCAGCAACCGGTGTGCTTTTTAACAGCCATTATTTGTTAGGATGGAGCTTCAAAGTGAATGGCCAAGCTAAGGAGCTGGATATCTCTCTGCTTCCAAAGACCCCCCTTACAAATGGAAATAAAAGTAGctcaaaaaataagtttttgatAATCGGGATGCCTTCGATTTTGGGTTTTGTTCTGTTAATAACGATTATAACAGCTTTGGTTTACTATTttaagagaaagaagaagtttGCAGAAGAAATGGAGGATTGGGAGCTTGATTATGGGCCTCATCGATTCAAATACAGAGATCTATACTTCGCCACGAATGGATTTAGCGACAAGGAATTGTTGGGTAGAGGTAAGTACTTCCTTTTCTTTGTCTCTGTTTTTTTATAACCTATTTTGCTCCTAAGAAGAAATTGACTATTCTATGTAAGGATGTACTAGCTAGACTCAAACTcgtttctaacaaaaataacatcCCACAAACTTTTATGGatcaaatcttttaaaaacaataatacatTTGTATTAGTTGTCGGGGACTTGTCATTAAATCCAAGCTACAATCTTGACCCTAGATAAAATCCAGCTAGGCCTTAGTTTCTGATGCTACCCAGACTTGACCAGCGTCTCTAGgaatataacatataattgaTCCTATTGGAAAACTTTTGGAGTTGAGGGAATTGAAtgataacatattattttatctaaatcacCACTAAATCTAAATCAATactaagatatttaaaaaatgtataattttaaaataaatcttaaaaattcaaatatcacTTTACTTCTCTCTTGTCTaccaaaatcaaataattcattaatcaaaatattaaaatattttatatttaaattattatttattatatatatatatatatatatatatatatatatatatataattctttttataaataaaaaacattcttacttcctcaaaattatcccaattattaatttttccgctaggttattttaataatcctAACCTAAAATGGCCTAATAATagtaacaaattataatattatataattgaaaattaaataacaagAATAATAacagtattttatttaatttaacactgttataaaagaaaaatagaattcaaaaataaaactgaattgagtatatttcaaaaataaaattaatgtattggaactttataattttataataatttattttaaacattataattataatttattttaaacattataattataatttataataatttattttaaacaaaaaactgCCATAATATCATGTTATAcctgatttatttattattataattagtatACTATGTTTTGCTATTTTGTTTAATGCCGGATAAACTCATtactttgattttattattaagggtcacccttttcttttctttttctttttcttttttttttttatctttgcagtctcattttaattcatattttaatccAAATTTAACAACTAGTCAAGTCAATATATATATGGCCATCCTATCTATAGTTATCGCTATTactttagatatatatatgtttttcgATGATCagtatttattgaaattaatttttcatggGTCAATATCACGAAAGAAACGTGGATATTTCCCTTTCTTACCCTATatagtaataattttaaaaaaacaattaaattaggatttgttttgaatatttaagaaaatttataataataataataagttttttaaatgttaaatatagTGGAATAAAAATGATAGTCACTTTAAACGTAatgacaaaaacaaaataaaacatatgtgttCACATTATCCTAAATCACACATAAAATAGAATATGATTAATCATTTGAAAGTAACAATAAAAAAAGCATAAGtctaaaaataaacataaagtGTGAACGAGTTAGGAAATCTTCACAAGATTGATGagtttacatttaaaaaaataaaaaattttaaaataataataataatattaacaatattttttaaaattatttcatttctttataGAATTTAATACAATCCTTCAACAAATTAagtcttattaaaaataaaaaatatatattgaatttctgttaaaaaaatagtattagaatatatgtttttaatatggtagttaaatatttattacctTATAAAGACATTTaacaaatcaaaaataaatgttaaaaaatttgaaaatatacaattaaaattacTACTAAAGAACAtgatattaaaaacattaatttaatacttaatttttaaaaaaatttcaaccagataatatatatatatatatatatatatatatatatatataatgcttaatttttaaaatgttcggattgccgggtcgagagctgtgggtaatttgaatatatatatgtgagagtaaatggatacttgggccgaattgtgggttgacccgcccataaacttaaaacgattaaaaataaaactaaaaatactataggtatgatttaaactttcaacctaacaaaacaagtacaactctttaatcaactaggctaataacactttatattttaaattcaacaacaaatttgataaacgcgggatattttaacaatataagttcaactttttaactaactaatctatatatatatatataatgatacttaatttttaaagtgtccggattatcgggtcgagagctgtggttaatttggatatatatgtgagagtaaatggatacttgagccagattgtgggttgacccgtccataaacttaaaacggttaaaaataaaattaaaaatactataggtatggttcgaacttacaacctaacaaaataaatacaactctttaaccaacaaggctaataacaatttatatttcaaattcaacaccaaatctGATGAACGCAgtggttcatcaatagtttttaaccaacataattctcttttgactctgcgctatagatttcattattattagtgagcaataatgaAGAAATTCTGTCATTTTTATAGAGATAGtggacataattcatatggatatagtaagtctcgctTGGACTACTTTAATAGTACTCTTTACATTTTTCCTTTCATTCGTAGTATGAGGAAGAATTGTGTTGGGTTTTGCAAtaacaaaactatggatcttcttcgaaatcaaacctgtaacaaatcagtttccaaatcgtctataacgacaaacagattacgaatactgaaatagcacaaagaaataaacgacaacacaatatacgtggttcggtcaaaatcgacctatgtccacgggagggataagtttcactaaatcaaacaaatgtcaatagtagaaacttacatgccctgctctcaaatgaaaaaagtgattacactaggaatgattggactactccacaatcaaaagctcccccaatctttctctctggatcagctaaagaacaagaagaagaaggaaacctaacacaattcactctctctcaactttgctctgttatgagaaaaatacctaaaaaagtatttatactctaacccgttttcataaaagaaaaccctgacacgtttacccggaatttaaaacccgcccgcaatggcaaggaacaccaacaattctcccccttccgagccatgggagaatgttgctataaacattcatcatcgtgacgcttctgccagaaccattccgactttggcacaacatatctcatgctttcctcttggcaagccctttgtcatcatatctgacccgttctcatctgtatgcactttctccaagtataactccttcttctcgagcacttcacggatccaatggtaccttatttggatgtgttttgaacgtgaatggaaacttggattcttgctcacatgtatagcactttgtgagtcactaagCACCACAAACTTGTCTTGTGCAATgcttatttctttcaacaattctttcatgcatctcatttccttacaacattcagtaatggcaatatattcaacttctgtagtagacaaagcaacatatttctgtagacgagactgccatgatacagctcctcctccaaaagcaaacaaataccctgaagttaATCTCagtgtgtcaatatcaccactcatatctgaatcagaaaacccttcaacatgtggctttccagtaccataacacaaagcgtatttggaggtccctcgaagatatctcattagccacttaaccgcttcccagtgtgtcttaccaggatttgaaaggaaacgactaagtactctaaccgcatgagctatatccggtcttgtacagaccattgcatacattaGACTtcctattgctgaagcatatggaacactgcacgtttcttgtctttcctcttcatccttgggagacattgtcttgtttatttttaagtgtgtagccaatggacaagcaactggttttgccttgtccatacagaatcgttttagaatcttctcaatatatctctcttgagacaaccatagccttttttcacccgatcacgaatgacctgcattccaagaatttgtcttgcttgacccaaatctttcatctcaaaagacttagccaaatcctttttcaacttgacaatcttgagcttgtctctcccaacaatcagcatgtcatcaacatataagagaagtataataaaatcattagaagcaaacttttgcacaaagatacagtgatctgtagacgtcttcatgtacccatggatggtcatgaatgactcaaacttaagataccattgcattggtgcttgcttcaaacctacagacttttgacaagtttgcacaccttgttttcctcacctttcttattataaccttcaggttgctccatataaacatcttcatccaaatcaccatggagaaatgcagtcttgacatcaagttgttcaacctcaagatccatacaagcagctagacttaacaccacccggatagaagtcatcttcactaccggtgagaaaatctcatcataatcgattccatgcctctggccaaaacctttgacaaccagcctagccttgtatcttgtctttctatcatcaccttcttgcttgatcttgtacacccatttattttgtaatacttttctgttctTTGTTTTTTGAACCAgttcatatgtgccatttttcagcaatgacttcatctcttcatccatgtcAGCTATCCATTCTTCTTTATGAGCATCCTCAATAGTCTCCTTGTAAtatataggctccccacaatcagttagaaggacatactctagggtacttagaacttgatattttctccctagtagacctcctaagtacctctgtttgttgattctgttgatttccatcttcttgtttaacatcaaaatcaacctcaacattatcaccaagatcagtttcagtattagtatcatttccatagcctacagcttgaccctaaggaacatcatcatcactatctgagtctgaagctacatgtggccttgtctcctcaacatcatgagacaactcaagaccagaaaggtcacgtatgtatgcatcaagtttttcaccatcttcaaaattctcaatagtttGATCTTCAAGAAATACCACATCTaggcttctcaaaaccttcttatcaactgggtcataacacctgtatccccacttttcatcaccataccccaaaaatatgcattgtctggtttttgcatctagcttagacctctcatcttttggaacatgcacaaaaactctacaaccaaaaacacgtaaatagtcataattaacatctttacctgaccagacgctttctgcacacttattattcaatggcttggagggagaacggttgatcacatacactgtaGTGCTCATTGCTTCAGCCCAtaaatgcttagccaacctggcacgggagagcatactcctcatccgttccaacattgttctgttcatcctctctgccacaccattttgttgtggagtcttgggcacagtctgttcatgtcgaataccatgCTCTttacaataatcatcaaataagcctatgtactctcccctgttatctgaccgcaccctcatcagtttttttcctgtctctctttcaaccagcttgtgaaagacctcaaaccttgctgcaacctcatccttggactttatagaataagcccaaaccttcctagatgcatcgtctatgaaggttacaaaataggaagcaccacctatggatttaatcttcataggaccacaaacatctgtatggaccagttcaaggatattctttttcagttcaacttttgacttactgaaggagactctaTTCTTCTTATctttcaagcaatgctcacaattttcaagatgagcatccttgagattcagcaactcattcctcttgatcaaaacattcagccccttttcactaatgtgacctagtctcttgtgccacaactcaaaggatgactccatcaaaacagaatatgctgcatcatagacaattttcaaattggtcttgtataaggaacaacatttcttacctcgtgcaacaaccaatgaacccttgcttagcttccatgctccaccactgaaaacattatggtagcctccatcatcgagcttacctgctgaaataaaatttattctcaaatcaggaacatgtcttacatctctcaatgtcatgAAGCAtcccatgtttgtctcgattctaacatcaccaagaccaactatcttggacacaccactgttacccatgcgaacctcaccataatcaccagctttgtaggactggaagtaacctttgtgtggagtaatatggaatgaggcacctgtgtcaacaatccatgttgtttcatttgaagatgtgctaagacatgagtcttgacagttagaagcatatgtcagttcaccatctgaagcataagcagatgtatctgcactctgttctttcttttctctaggcttcactgtacccttcgctttatcatttttaaatttccagcactcatttttccagtgacccattttgccacagtaatggcaagcaccatccttctttggagctttagacttgcttctagacttgcCCCTGCTcaaaccacttctattatcctttgattttcctctatcagccaccaacatatcagacttagatggtttatccccctttcaattctcctcatcaagtaaggaactggtgacaaatgccatgttgactttatcatttggtgctgagttgctgagagtgataataagtgtctcccaacttgcaggcaaagatccaaggactaaaagtgtttacacctcatcatcaaagtttatcttcatactactcaactgattcaaaatattttgaaattcattcaagtgctcagcaattgatttattatcaatgtacttcaaATTCACCCgccttcgtaccagtgctgctttattccctgctgacctcccagcatacagagcttcaagtttgctccacacaccatacgccgtagtctcattctcaacatggtgcacaatatttacaccaacccaggaacgaataaagctgcaggcctttctatctatctttttccaatcagcctcttttgtagtctcaggtctaacactttcattttcaattgcttcattcaaatcatctgaaactaatagatcactaatcatcagtttccattgcctgtagtttgtactattcagactcaccatatcaggtctagatttccccattattactgccttaacaactgacaaaaaaACCTAGCAAAGAAACCAAttgatctcttctatgaatttcgccaaataaccagcagagcactctcctccaatgttaaaacagataaccaatcaatactgctctgataccactgttgggatTTGCAAtaacaaaactatggatcttcttcgaaatcaaacctgtaacaaattagtttccaaatcgtctatgacgacaaaCAGATTACGAAGACTAAAATAGCACAAAgaaataaacgacaacacaatatacgtggttcggtcaaaatctacctacgtccacgggagggataagtttcactaaatcaaacaaatgtcaatagtagaaacttacatgccctactctcaaatgaaagaagtgattacactaggaatgattggactactccacaatcaaaagctcccctaATCTTTCTCtttggatcagccaaagaacaagaagaagaaggaaaccagaaaaccctagatctgtaattcactctctc from Impatiens glandulifera chromosome 5, dImpGla2.1, whole genome shotgun sequence includes:
- the LOC124938631 gene encoding L-type lectin-domain containing receptor kinase IV.1-like; amino-acid sequence: MVCLIKSTTHAQPNADFIFNGFQQSTNLTLDGVAQITDGILFLTNRTKLKTGHAFYPNPIIFKNSTNDSAISFSTSFVFGIIPEFHSEGGHGLCFVIAPQPALPGALPKDRLGLFNTSIIDPNGTNHVIAVEFDTIETPDFKDMDGNHVGIDIDSLESVVNNSAGYYLDNNGTFQNLSLISYESRRVWIEYDGVKKQMNVTVAPINLDKPSRPLLSLNKDLSLYINPNMHVGFAAATGVLFNSHYLLGWSFKVNGQAKELDISLLPKTPLTNGNKSSSKNKFLIIGMPSILGFVLLITIITALVYYFKRKKKFAEEMEDWELDYGPHRFKYRDLYFATNGFSDKELLGRGGFGKVYKGILPSSKIEIAVKRMSQKSWQGKREFVAEIVSMGRLRHRNLVQLIGYCRRKKELLLVYEYMPNGSLDRLLYNKSGQTLNWNQRFLIIKGVASGLFYLHEGWEQIVIHRDVKASNVLLDNELNGKLGDFGLARLHDHGSDPHTTQVVGTLGYLAPEQMWTKKVTEATDVFSFGAFLLEVACGRRPVLMKEERFILIEWVFRFWLKGLIVNAMDPKLGGEFNFEEVELVMKLGLLCSNMNPLARPTMRQVVEYLERDVVMPELSSFGITISSLTFPHREGINDDLYPPTSTGKTTFDTSIMVESDLSGGR